In Lewinellaceae bacterium, a single window of DNA contains:
- a CDS encoding glycoside hydrolase family 3 C-terminal domain-containing protein, whose protein sequence is MLLVFIGGALFAQKAEYPFQDPGLSMEERVNDLVSRLTLEEKAQQLLYGAPAIERLGIPAYNWWNECLHGVARNGRATIFPQAIGMAATFDTDLMQRVGDAISDEARAKYNASAAHGYRGQYQGLTFWTPNVNLFRDPRWGRGQETYGEDPFLTSRIGVAFVKGLQGNHPKYLKSAAMAKHYAVHSGPEGLRHEFDAKVSRKDLWETYLPAFEALVTEAKVEGVMGAYNRTNGDPCCAHPYLMQEVLRKKWGFKGYFVSDCWALQDFFEGHKIVGTAPEAAALALNTGCNLNCGSTYRELLKSVEQGLTTEAMIDQNLKELLPTRFRLGLFDPPGASPFDRIGPEAIASDEHLKLSREAAVKSMVLLKNNGVLPLQKDIRSIFVTGPTAAHAQALLANYYGLSNDLRTILEGIMGKTSPQTSVHYSQGALLDEPNRNPIDWFSGEAAAADVAIACLGISQLIEGEEGESIASRHKGDREDIGLPANQVEFLKKIRANAKKLVVVMTGGSAIACPEVYEMADALLFVWYPGEQGGNAVGDILFGDAVPSGRLPVTFPRSVDDLPPYEDYAMANRTYRYMEKEPLFPFGFGLSYTRFEYSDLTVNPPSGNGGSVTVEATVTNTGNYRGEEVAQLYLTDEAASVAVPKYALKGFQRVNLWPGASERVRFTIAPDMMKIVNEQGERVLEKGSFKVYVGGSVPSRRSLALGAAEYAEGKFTLK, encoded by the coding sequence ATGCTCCTGGTTTTTATCGGCGGCGCCCTTTTCGCGCAAAAGGCCGAATATCCGTTTCAAGACCCCGGCCTCAGCATGGAAGAAAGGGTGAACGACCTGGTTTCCCGCCTTACGCTGGAGGAGAAGGCACAGCAGTTGCTGTATGGCGCTCCGGCTATCGAGCGCCTCGGCATCCCCGCTTATAACTGGTGGAACGAGTGCCTGCACGGCGTGGCCCGCAACGGCCGGGCCACCATCTTCCCCCAGGCCATTGGCATGGCTGCTACCTTTGACACCGATCTGATGCAGCGCGTGGGCGACGCCATCTCCGACGAAGCGAGGGCCAAATACAACGCCTCTGCAGCCCACGGCTACCGGGGCCAGTACCAGGGGCTGACTTTCTGGACGCCCAACGTGAACCTCTTCCGCGACCCCCGCTGGGGCCGCGGCCAGGAAACCTACGGGGAAGACCCTTTCCTCACCTCCCGCATCGGCGTAGCTTTTGTGAAGGGGTTGCAAGGAAACCACCCCAAATACCTCAAATCGGCGGCCATGGCCAAGCACTACGCCGTGCACAGCGGGCCCGAGGGCCTGCGCCATGAGTTTGACGCAAAAGTGAGCCGGAAAGACCTGTGGGAGACTTACCTGCCCGCCTTTGAGGCGCTCGTCACAGAGGCCAAAGTAGAAGGCGTGATGGGGGCCTACAACCGGACCAACGGCGATCCCTGCTGCGCCCATCCTTATCTGATGCAGGAGGTGTTGCGCAAAAAATGGGGCTTCAAAGGCTACTTTGTATCCGATTGCTGGGCGCTCCAGGATTTCTTCGAAGGTCATAAAATCGTCGGAACCGCGCCGGAAGCCGCCGCCCTCGCCCTCAACACCGGCTGCAACCTCAATTGCGGAAGCACCTACCGCGAATTGCTAAAATCCGTGGAGCAGGGCCTGACGACAGAAGCCATGATCGATCAAAACCTGAAGGAACTGCTGCCTACCCGATTCCGGCTGGGCCTCTTCGACCCGCCGGGGGCCTCGCCCTTCGACCGCATTGGGCCGGAAGCGATTGCCAGCGACGAGCACCTCAAACTGAGCCGGGAGGCAGCAGTTAAGTCTATGGTACTATTGAAAAACAACGGCGTCCTGCCGCTGCAAAAAGACATTCGCAGCATCTTCGTGACCGGCCCGACCGCCGCTCACGCCCAGGCGCTGCTGGCCAACTACTACGGCCTGAGCAATGACCTGAGGACCATACTGGAAGGCATCATGGGCAAAACCAGCCCCCAGACTTCCGTACACTACAGCCAGGGCGCCCTGCTCGACGAGCCCAACCGCAACCCCATAGATTGGTTCTCCGGAGAAGCGGCGGCGGCAGACGTGGCCATTGCCTGCCTCGGCATTTCCCAGCTCATCGAGGGCGAAGAGGGCGAATCCATCGCCAGCCGCCACAAAGGCGACCGGGAGGACATCGGCCTGCCGGCCAACCAGGTGGAGTTTCTGAAAAAGATCAGGGCCAACGCCAAAAAACTGGTGGTGGTGATGACGGGCGGCAGCGCCATTGCCTGCCCGGAAGTATACGAAATGGCCGACGCCCTGCTTTTTGTATGGTATCCTGGCGAGCAGGGCGGCAATGCCGTAGGCGATATCCTCTTCGGCGACGCGGTGCCCTCCGGCCGCCTGCCCGTCACCTTTCCCAGGTCGGTGGATGACTTGCCTCCTTATGAAGACTACGCCATGGCCAACCGGACCTACCGCTATATGGAAAAGGAACCGCTCTTCCCCTTCGGTTTCGGCCTGAGCTACACCCGGTTTGAATACAGCGATCTGACAGTGAACCCGCCTTCCGGCAACGGCGGTTCTGTAACCGTTGAAGCGACCGTGACAAACACCGGCAATTACCGGGGAGAAGAAGTCGCACAGCTCTACCTCACCGATGAAGCGGCCTCCGTCGCCGTGCCGAAATATGCCCTGAAAGGCTTCCAGCGGGTGAACCTCTGGCCGGGGGCTTCCGAAAGGGTGCGTTTCACCATCGCGCCGGATATGATGAAGATCGTGAATGAACAAGGAGAGCGGGTGCTGGAAAAGGGCAGTTTCAAAGTGTACGTTGGCGGTTCTGTTCCTTCCCGGCGCAGCCTGGCCCTGGGAGCGGCGGAGTATGCGGAAGGGAAATTTACTCTGAAGTGA
- a CDS encoding gliding motility-associated C-terminal domain-containing protein, translated as MKRALFLKVPLALLTAVILFACKPNDDEGGPQEDIYAGCCSGPLEYEVGAARVFVPNLFTANADGRNDRFAPLVNGNTRRIDNFQIRNRDGELLYEAATLDLNVHSSSWDGRSPGGELYSGRFTFSMDVVDENGVSARIEGAACLVLCDTPVIINNLEDCFFSLQHDGEGGVDGNLPAEEDESSCFE; from the coding sequence ATGAAACGCGCTCTTTTCCTAAAAGTGCCCCTGGCTCTGCTAACGGCCGTTATCTTGTTTGCTTGTAAACCCAATGATGACGAGGGCGGCCCTCAGGAAGACATCTATGCCGGGTGTTGTAGCGGCCCACTGGAATACGAAGTAGGCGCCGCCCGGGTATTCGTGCCGAATTTGTTTACTGCAAATGCTGATGGCAGGAACGACAGATTCGCGCCTTTGGTAAATGGCAATACCCGGCGGATCGACAACTTTCAAATTCGGAACAGGGACGGAGAACTCCTATACGAAGCTGCAACTCTCGACCTTAATGTCCATAGCTCCAGCTGGGATGGGAGATCGCCGGGAGGGGAACTCTACTCCGGCCGCTTTACGTTCAGCATGGATGTTGTCGACGAAAATGGCGTCTCCGCCAGGATCGAGGGTGCGGCGTGCCTGGTTCTTTGTGATACGCCGGTGATAATAAACAACCTGGAGGATTGTTTCTTTAGCCTGCAACATGACGGGGAAGGTGGAGTAGATGGCAACTTGCCTGCGGAAGAAGATGAGAGCAGTTGTTTTGAATAA
- a CDS encoding cytochrome c, with protein sequence MKRITKLNKIAFAACFAFFLAGMAQFATSCNNAPASEETASEEPPVHKEVDPLARGKELYVSYCQICHGERGDGAMAELLKIQPPDLTLIAARRDGNFPAEQIRKIIDGTEPVEGHGSGDMPIWGVTFKVSENLGDDEQVKKEIQNIVIYLQSIQREAPAGEAPAEGEG encoded by the coding sequence ATGAAACGGATCACTAAACTGAACAAAATTGCCTTCGCCGCGTGTTTCGCATTTTTCCTGGCCGGAATGGCCCAGTTTGCTACCAGTTGCAACAATGCGCCAGCCTCGGAAGAGACAGCGTCTGAGGAGCCGCCGGTCCACAAAGAAGTCGACCCTCTGGCCCGGGGCAAGGAGCTTTACGTGTCTTATTGCCAAATCTGCCACGGCGAGCGCGGCGACGGCGCCATGGCGGAACTGCTAAAGATACAACCGCCCGACCTCACTCTGATTGCCGCTCGCCGCGATGGCAACTTCCCCGCCGAGCAAATCCGCAAAATCATCGACGGCACCGAGCCGGTGGAAGGCCACGGCAGCGGCGATATGCCGATCTGGGGCGTCACTTTTAAGGTATCGGAAAACCTGGGCGACGATGAGCAGGTCAAAAAGGAGATCCAAAATATTGTGATCTACCTGCAATCCATACAGCGGGAGGCTCCTGCCGGCGAAGCGCCGGCTGAAGGAGAAGGGTAG
- a CDS encoding endonuclease/exonuclease/phosphatase family protein, with translation MPWYNDLRPEKDHHKQEFALVFPDMTDGERARCIRRLLGLRQYLEEQIIVKRNDKNLLIASWNIKEFGQIRDRLPESYFYIAEIISKFDLIAIQEVKNSLQDLQVVKRLLGDDWSYLINDITEGAGGNSERFAYLFDKRRVEFSGLAGEIVLWDEITNPSTLKQLKRTPYITGFTAGWKSFAIINVHLNPNNSKENRQIRRLEIQALVDVLREKLRKNRLWTENLLLMGDFNLYSNNEEMVKILRDFGFIELEALKGQPTNVSDTQSYDKIFFLENKYFTIPDEGGRGGVLKFFNSIYREEDYAEYKTYMLAHKEAPATLDSERAFRVYFERYWRRYQVSDHYPIWMELLIDSSDEFLQEKLRAYEK, from the coding sequence ATGCCCTGGTACAACGACCTCCGGCCCGAAAAAGACCATCACAAGCAGGAATTCGCCCTCGTATTTCCCGATATGACGGACGGAGAGCGGGCGCGCTGCATCCGCCGCCTGCTCGGGTTGCGCCAATACCTGGAAGAACAGATCATCGTGAAGCGCAACGACAAGAACCTGCTCATTGCCAGCTGGAACATCAAGGAGTTCGGCCAAATCCGGGACCGCCTTCCGGAATCTTATTTTTACATCGCCGAGATCATCAGCAAGTTCGACCTCATCGCTATTCAGGAGGTGAAAAACAGCCTCCAAGATTTGCAGGTCGTCAAACGCCTGCTCGGCGATGACTGGAGTTACCTCATCAACGACATCACCGAAGGAGCCGGCGGCAACTCCGAGCGCTTTGCTTACCTCTTCGATAAACGGCGGGTGGAATTCTCGGGCCTGGCCGGCGAGATCGTTCTCTGGGACGAGATCACCAACCCCTCTACCCTAAAACAGCTCAAACGCACGCCTTACATCACCGGCTTTACCGCCGGCTGGAAATCCTTCGCCATCATCAACGTACACCTCAACCCCAACAACAGCAAAGAGAACCGCCAAATCCGCCGCCTGGAAATACAGGCTTTGGTAGATGTGCTCCGGGAAAAGCTGCGCAAGAACCGCCTCTGGACGGAGAACCTCCTGCTCATGGGCGATTTTAACCTCTATTCCAATAATGAGGAAATGGTGAAAATCCTGCGCGATTTCGGCTTCATAGAATTGGAGGCGCTGAAAGGCCAACCGACCAACGTGTCAGATACGCAGTCTTACGACAAAATCTTCTTCCTGGAAAATAAATATTTCACCATTCCCGATGAAGGCGGCAGGGGCGGCGTCCTGAAATTCTTCAACTCCATCTACCGGGAGGAAGATTACGCCGAATACAAAACCTATATGCTGGCCCACAAAGAGGCCCCCGCCACCCTGGACAGCGAACGGGCCTTCCGGGTCTATTTCGAGCGGTACTGGCGCCGCTACCAGGTGTCCGACCACTATCCCATCTGGATGGAATTGCTGATCGATTCTTCGGATGAATTCCTGCAGGAGAAGCTCCGGGCGTATGAAAAGTAA